One Nitrospirota bacterium DNA segment encodes these proteins:
- a CDS encoding ribonuclease Z encodes MNPSFSSSLVNDPFGDPGLYVEIKWTSRALLFDLGRNDSLGPARLLRANDLFISHTHMDHFIGFDSILRVALGRGKTLRFFGPPGLIANVTGKLRGYTWNLVDGYPLTIEVREFHPEDTRLTLFRAAEGFQPVAMPPQPCRPSDPAMPFSVLEDPMFTVKAIALNHRIPSLGYALQEQFHVNVNKEKLRAAGLPVGAWLKEVKQHLWQGRPDDFRFTATLYFEHRREEREFRLGDLRERFLTITRGQKLAYVVDVRYDEQNEAKIVELARGADIFYCEAPYLDADAEKARERYHLTARQAGLLARKAGARHVVVFHFSPRYTGQGHLLIKEAMEAFEGHEAGQDL; translated from the coding sequence ATGAACCCTTCCTTTTCCAGCTCCCTGGTCAATGACCCGTTCGGCGACCCGGGCCTCTATGTCGAGATCAAATGGACCAGCCGCGCGCTGCTCTTCGATCTCGGCCGGAACGACTCGCTGGGCCCCGCTCGTCTCCTGCGGGCCAATGATCTGTTCATTTCGCATACCCACATGGATCACTTTATCGGCTTCGATTCGATCCTCCGAGTGGCCCTGGGACGCGGCAAAACGTTGCGCTTCTTCGGACCGCCGGGCTTGATCGCCAATGTCACCGGCAAACTCAGGGGCTACACCTGGAACCTCGTCGACGGCTATCCGCTGACAATCGAAGTTCGAGAATTCCATCCCGAGGATACGCGGCTCACGCTCTTTCGAGCCGCCGAGGGGTTTCAGCCCGTCGCGATGCCACCCCAACCCTGCCGCCCATCGGACCCTGCCATGCCCTTCTCCGTGCTGGAAGACCCGATGTTTACGGTCAAGGCTATCGCCCTGAACCATCGGATCCCTTCCCTTGGCTACGCCCTCCAGGAACAGTTCCACGTCAACGTCAACAAGGAAAAGCTCCGCGCAGCCGGCCTGCCGGTCGGCGCCTGGCTTAAAGAGGTGAAGCAGCACCTCTGGCAAGGCCGGCCCGACGACTTTCGCTTCACCGCGACGCTCTACTTCGAACACCGACGCGAGGAACGGGAGTTCAGGCTGGGCGACCTGCGGGAGCGATTCCTGACAATTACGCGAGGGCAGAAACTGGCGTATGTCGTGGATGTCCGCTACGATGAACAGAACGAAGCCAAGATCGTGGAACTGGCCAGAGGGGCCGACATCTTCTATTGCGAAGCCCCGTATCTCGATGCGGACGCGGAGAAAGCCAGGGAACGATATCATCTCACCGCCAGGCAGGCGGGTCTCTTGGCCAGAAAAGCCGGGGCCCGACATGTGGTGGTCTTTCACTTCTCCCCCCGCTACACGGGCCAGGGGCACCTCCTGATCAAAGAAGCCATGGAAGCGTTCGAGGGGCATGAAGCAGGGCAAGACTTGTGA
- a CDS encoding DUF3147 domain-containing protein: protein MSELLKPMLYFVLGGTIVSLSSYVGAQGRGFLAAFVSTFPAITGVTLILIYLNGGIDPAANYARHLLWFVIPWVAYVTMLIVALPRINFWFAWVGALMLYMALIAVTKLALR from the coding sequence ATGAGTGAGTTGCTGAAGCCGATGCTGTACTTTGTGCTGGGAGGCACCATCGTCAGCCTGTCATCATATGTTGGCGCGCAAGGGCGAGGGTTCCTGGCCGCCTTCGTCAGCACGTTCCCGGCCATCACCGGAGTGACTCTCATCCTGATTTACCTGAACGGGGGCATCGATCCGGCCGCCAATTATGCCCGGCATCTGCTCTGGTTCGTGATTCCCTGGGTCGCCTATGTCACCATGCTCATCGTGGCCCTCCCCCGGATCAATTTTTGGTTTGCCTGGGTCGGCGCCCTGATGCTCTATATGGCCCTCATCGCCGTGACAAAACTGGCGCTGCGGTAA